ACCCGCGAAAACCCGGTGACCGCCGGACAGCCCCGGACCACGCCCTTGATCACCAAGGGGATGTCCGGGGCTGACCTGCGTCGCGTGAAACCGCATCTGACCAGCAAAAAGCCCTCCCGACGGGAGGGCTGAGGCTGTGCGCCCCCGGCAGGACTCGAACCTGCGGCCAAGCGCTTAGAAGGCGCCTGCTCTATCCACTGAGCTACGGGGGCCTGGTGCGGTGGCTTCGTGTCGGGTGCCCTGGTCCGGGCCGGTCCGTGACGTTGCCGGGGACAAGGATAGGGCTCCCGGATCCTTGACCCTGTCGCTTCCCCTCCGTGACTCGATGTGGAGGTTCAGTGAAGCGGTCTGATAATCGCAGGCAGGTGCCATTTGCGCACCGCTTTTGGGTGTCCGACGCGCCGGGTGTTGTGCACTCGTTATGCCTGGACTGTGCCCGTGTCCCAATGGTTCCTTCCGCCCGTTCCGTCCTCTCGGCGCGCAGGCATGTCTATATGCTTCAGAATTCCCCTAAAATTGGGCATTCTTCGCATGTGGTGACCTTGGACGTACGGCCTCAGCTGCTCGACACACTCTCCGCTCTGCGCGACCGTGTCGCCGCCACACGCTTTCCGCTGCCCCTGCCAGGGGCAGCACGCGCGCGTGCCAATCGCGACGAACTCCTCGCGCAACTCGACGACTACCTGGTACCCCGCCTGCGCGAGCCCGAGGCGCCCTTGCTGGCGGTCATCGGCGGATCCACCGGCGCGGGCAAGTCGACGCTTGTGAACTCCCTCGTCGGACGGCGCGTGAGTGAGGCGGGCGTGCTACGGCCCACGACCCTGACGCCGGTCCTGGTCTGTCATCCGGACGACCACCAGTGGTTCAGCACCATGCGCGTGCTCCCCGAGCTGACGCGGGTCTGGGCGAACCGGCAGGACCCCCTGGACGATCTTCTGCTGCCCGCCCGCGAGGACTCCGCGCGCGTGCTGCGCATCGAGACCGCCGAAACCCTCCCGCGCGGGCTCGCCCTCCTCGACGCGCCCGACATCGACTCGCTGGTCGCCGACAACCGCGTCCTGGCCGCGGAGCTCATCTGCGCCGCCGACGTCTGGATCATGGTCACGACGGCGACCCGTTACGCCGACGCCGTCCCCTGGCACCTGCTGCGCACCGCCAAGGAGTACGACGCCACCCTCGTCACCGTCCTGGACCGGGTGCCCCACCAGGTCGTCTCCGAGGTGTCCCGGCAGTACGGCGCCCTGCTCGCCAAGGCCGGGCTCGGCGACGTACCCCGCTTCACCGTGCCCGAGCTGCCCGAGTCCGCCTGGGGTGCCGGCCTGCTGCCCACCACCGCCGTCGCGCCCCTGAAGGCCTGGCTCGTCCACCATGCCCAGGACGCGGCAGCCCGGCAGCAGGTCGTGGCCCGTACGGCCCACGGCCTCCTCGACTCGCTCAAGTCGCGCATCCCCGAACTGGCCGGCGCCGCCGCCGCCCAGTACGCGGCCGGACTCCGGCTCACCTCAGCCGTGGACACCGCCTACGACACCGAGCACGCGCGCGTGCGGGGCCGTCTGCAGTCCGGTGCCGTCCTCGCCGGTGACGCCCTCAAACGCTGGCGCGCCTATCCCCTCGACTGCACCGCCGGGGAACTCCTCGACGCCCTCGTGGAGAGCCTCGCGGCCCTGCTGCTGTGCGCCGTCACCGCCGCCGACGAGCGCATCGACGAGACCTGGCGTCACGAACCCGCCGCCGCTGCCCCCGGGCTCACCGCCCGCGACGCCTCCCTGGAGAGCGCCGAGCACCGCATCGGTCTCGCGGTACGGCGCTGGCGGCGCGAGCTGGAGGAATACGCCGAGGACGAGGTACGGGACCTGGAGCGCACGGTGGCACTCGACTCCGAGGTGGTGGCCGCGCTGGTGGCCACCGCCGTCCTGGGCGGGCGGCGGGCGCGCAGCGCGGGCGAGGGACTCGCCGAGCGGATCAGCGCCCACGGCGCGCTCCGGCTGCGTGACCGGGCCGGACGGCTGCTCATCGAGCACGTGGACCGGGTCCTGCACACCGAACGCGAGCGGCGCCTCGCCCCGCTCGACGCCCTGGAGGTCCATCCCGACCCCCAGGCCCAACTCATCGCCGCGCTGTCCGTACTGCAGAAGGAGAGGTGACCGGTGACCGCCGTCACTGACCACGACCACACGGACCATATGGGCCACGTCGGTCAATCCGGCCACGTGGATCACCAGTCCGCGCAGAAGGACGATCACTCCGACCACGCCGGCGACATGGACCACGGCGAGCACATCGGTCGCAGGGAGCGCAGCGGTTACATGGAGCACGGGCGCGGGCGCGGGCACGGGCCGGGGCATGAGCCGGGCGAGCGCGAGGCGGGGGCCGGGCCGGAGGGCCTCGGCGGCAGCGAGTCCAGCGACGGCTTCGGGGGCGGGGGCCGTGCGGAGGACGGCGCCGGACCGGTCGCCTCCGCTGTTGCCGGCGCCGTTGAGGACTCGGCCGAGGGCGCGACGGACGCCGTGACCGGGGATGTGGCGGGGGAGGCTTCGTACGAGGGCGGGGACGGGCGCCACGCGCGCGTGGGCGAGCCGAGGGCCGAAGCGGATCTCCGGCCCGCTTCGGTGCTGGACCACGAAAGTGACGTCCAGGACGGGGACACCGAACGGGGGCAGCACGCGCGCGTGCGGGACGAGAACGCCCCGCCGGAAGCCGACGGGGCTTGGGAAGGCCGTACGACCGAGGAGGCCTGCGCACCTCAGGAGCCCGGCGAAGGCCCCGGCGAAGGCAAGGAGCCCGCCTGCGCGGCCACGGAGGCGGACGCACCTGGGCAGGCTCACGGAACGCAAGAAACCCACGAGACCGAGGAACCCGGCGGCAGGACCGGAACGGGTGCCGCCCGCGAGCCCGGCGCGCCCCGCCACGCGCCCGCGCGCGAGAAGGAAGCCCCCGCCGCCCAGCCTCCGCATCCCCGTTCGCCGTACCAGCAACAGCAACCGCAACCGCGCCGACGGCCCTCCGTCGGCCTCGAAAATCTCAAGGACCCCCTCACTTCCGGCAGCCCCGTCCCCGCCTCCGCCAGCCCCGCAGCCGTACCGCTCGGCGCCACCCCCACCCAGGACAGCGACCCGGCCTCCGCCGAGGCGCCGTGGGGCGACGGGCTGATCGCCCGACGGGTCACGGAGACCGGCACCGCCGAACGTGCCTCCGCGCTGGAGACCACGCCCCGGGCCCCGGGCAGCGGGCAGACCCCCGCCCCCCTGGCGTACGACGGCCCGCTCCGTTCCCGGCTGGACGCGCTGCGCGAGCTCGTCGGGCTGTCCCGGACCCGGCTGGACACCCATACCCTCGCCGAGGCGGGCCGGGTGCTGGACGAGGCGTCGGCCCGGCGCAAGCTGTCCGGCCAGCACACGGTCGTCGCCATCGCGGGTGCGACCGGCAGCGGCAAGTCGCAGCTGTTCAACGTCCTTGCCGGCGTTGCCATTTCGGAGACCGGCGTACGACGCCCGACCACCGCCTCGCCCATCGCGTGCAGCTGGAGCGACGGTGCGGCCGGCCTCATCGACCGGCTCGGCATCCCCGGCCGCCTGCGCCGCCGCCCGGCGCACAACCCGGACAGCGAGGCGCAGTTGCGCGGGCTGGTCCTGGTCGACCTGCCCGACCACGACTCCGCCGCGGTGGAGCACCGCAAGCAGGTCGACCGGATCCTGAAGCTGGTCGACGCGGTGATCTGGGTCGTCGACCCGGAGAAGTACGCCGACGCCGTGCTGCACGAGCGCTATCTGCGGCCCATGGCCGGGCACGCGGAGATCATGTTCGTCGTCCTCAACCAGATCGACCGGCTGCCCGCGGAGGCCGCCGACCAGGTTCTGGACGACCTGCGCAGACTGCTCGACGAGGACGGCGTCGCGCTCGGCGAGTACGGCGAACCGGGCGCCACCGTGCTCGCGCTGTCCGCGCTCACCGGCGACGGCGTCGACGAACTGCGCGAGGTGCTCGGCCAGTTCGTGGCGGAGCGCGGCGCGGCGGCCCGCCGGGTGTCGGCCGACGTGGACGCCGCCGGAGCCGATCTGCAGCCGGTGTACGCCACCGGGCGCCGGGCCGGCCTCAGCGAGGAGGCGCGCGAGGAGTTCGCCGCACGGCTCGCGGACGCGGTGGGCGCCGTCGCGGCGGGCGAGGCCGCCGAGCGCGCCTGGCTGCGCAACGCGGGCCGCGCGTGCGGTACGCCCTGGCTGCGGCTGTGGCGCTGGTACCGGTTCCGCGGCGAATCCACCACGGGCCGCATCCCGGTGCGCACGACCCAGCCGGACGAGGAGGCCACGGCCCGCCAGCGCGTGGAACAGGCGGTCCGTACGGTGTCCGAGCGGGCCTCGGCAGGGCTGCCCGCGCCGTGGGCGCAGGCGGTGCGCGAGGCGGCCGTACGCGGGTCCCAGGGGCTGTCCGAGGCGCTGGACGAGCTGGCCGCACGGGCGGGACTGCCGCCGGGCCGGCCGCCGCGGCCGGGCTGGTGGCCGGCGGCGGTGCTGGTCCAGGCGGCGATGACCCTGCTCCAGGTCGTGGGCGGCGTGTGGCTGGGCGGCCAGATCGTCGGAGTCATGGCGCCCAACCTCGGGGTTCCGGTGCTGCTGATGCTCTGCGGGATCATCGGCGGTCCGCTGGTCGAGTGGGGCTGCCGGATGGCGGCCAGGGGCCCGGCCCGGCGCTACGGCCAGGACGCGGAACGACGCCTCAGAGAGGCCGCCGCCGGCTGCGGCCGAGCCCGCGTCCTCGACCCGGTGGCGGCGGAGCTGCTGCGGTACCGGGAGGTGCGGGAGCAGTACGGACGGGTCATGGGGAGCGGCGCGGTGAGCGGCGCGGGGGTGAAGTGAGGGCCGCAGCGAGGGGCGGCGGCAGAGCGCGCGTTGCGGGCGGCGTGAGAGCCGGAGTGGGGGAGCGGGTGGTGTGAGAGCGAGGGGCCTCGGGCGTACCGGGGCCCCTCGGCTGTTTTTCGGGACTTGACGGTCGCCTCTCGGGCCTCTCGGCCGTTTCTCGGGATTCGACGGCCGTTCGCGGGGCCTCTCGGCCGTTTTTCGGGATTCGACGGTCGTTTCTAGGGCCCCTCGGCCGCTTCTCGGGGCTCCACGGCCGCCTGCCGGGAGCTCGGGCACCCAGGGTGAACAGGGCGGCGGGGGACGGGGTCACTCGTGTGGGTGGCGGGGTTTTCCACAGGTGAGGGGTCGTCCACAGCGCTCAGCGGGTCCGGCCGGGCCGAGGCAGTCTGAGGTCGCGGCGATCGCACGGCGCCTGTCGCCCGAGGGACGGCGGACGGTGCGCGCGATCGGCGGACGTGTGGGCACGTACGGCGCGGGTCGTCCGGGCCCGCACGGCAGACGCACACGACCGACACAGCCGTACGGGACGACCCGTACGTGCGTCCGCCCGGCCGGAAGGGACCGGGCGGGGGAGGGGAGCGAGGACATGAACGAGACCATCGTCTGCGTGGTGGGCAACGTGGCGACCCAGCCGGTGTACCGGGAGGGGGCGGCGGGCCCGTCGGCCCGGTTCCGGCTCGCGGTGACCACGCGTTATTGGGACCGGGAGAAGAGCGCCTGGGCCGACGGGCACACCAACTTCTTCACGGTGTGGGCCAACCGCCAGCTCGCGGTCAACGTGAGCGCGTGTGTGGAGGTGGGCCAGCCGGTCGTCGTGCAGGGCCGGCTGAAGGTGCGCACGGAGGTGCGCGACGGGCAGCAGCAGTGGGCCTCCGCCGACATCGACGCCGTGGCGATCGGCCACGACCTCTCCCGCGGTACGGCCGTCTTCCAGCGCGCGGCCAAACCGGAAACCGCCCTGACAGCGACCCGGCCGGAGCCGAACTGGGAGACACCGCGTCCCGCCGACCCCCAGCCGGACGGTGTGCACCAACCGGCCCCGGAGCCAGCAGCGGTGACGTGACATCAGCGATCGACCGGTCGCACCGAAACCGGGCGGGCGCCTTGGGCCGCCGTGGCCCAACGCCCCGTACGAACCGGTGGATTTGTCGATATGCCCAGCTCACGGACGGTCCCGGCGATAACGATTACGGATCGGATCGCCCATCGGATCATCCGACCGGCAGGAGAGGCTCCGGCTGATCCATAGGATGCCGGGCGTGCCCCTAGGGGCTGCCGATTCTGCTGGTGGGACCGTCCCCCCACGTCCAACGGGTCCTGCTCGAAGGGGAATTCTGTGCTTGCTGCGTTCTCTGGGTTCCGCCGTTCCGCCGGAGCGGCCCGCCTGGCCGCCACCACGACGGTGTCCGGTCTCGTGGCGGCCGGTGTGCTGTCCGGCGCCGGTACGGCCGTGGCCGACGGGACCGATGGCACACCGCAGACCGAGGGCGGGGCGACGGCCACACTCAACGGTCTGAAGACCTACGGCGAGGCAGTGATCCACGAGGACGGCGGCGACCAGCGGGTGGCGGCGGGCCTGTTCGAGATGTCCGTCGACGGCGGCGGCACCCTCCAGACGTACTGCGTCGACCTCCGCAACCCCACCCAGCGCGACACCCCCTATCAGGAGTCGTCCTGGAGCGAGACCTCGCTGGGTACCAACAAGGACGCCGGCAAGATCCGTTGGATCCTGCAGAACTCCTACCCCCAGGTCAACGACCTCGCCGCGCTCGCCCGCCGGGCCGGCGCCGGCACGCTGACCGAGCAGGACGCGGCGGCCGGCACCCAGGTGGCGATCTGGCGGTACTCCGACCACGCCAAGGTCGACGCCGTCGACCCGCAGGCCGAGAAGCTCGCGAACTATCTGCAGAAGACCGCCCGCGACCTCGGCGAACCGCAGGCCTCGCTCACCCTGGACCCGCCCGCGGTCTCCGGCCGGCCGGGGGCCCTGCTCGGCCCGGTGACCGTGCACACCAACGCGTCAGCCGTCACGGTGAGCCCGCCGCCGGACGCGGCCACCAGCGGGGTGCGGATCACCGACAAGACCGGCAAGGCGATCAGCTCCGCGCAGAACGGCACCCGGCTGTACTTCCACGTTCCCGATGAGCCGGCGAACGGTACGGCCCAGCTGACCGTGCAGGCGTCGACCACGGTGCCGGTGGGCCGGGCCTTCGCCTCCGACAGCCGCAGCCAGACCCAGATCCTGGCCGGCTCCAGCGAGTCCACGGTGTCCGCGACCGCGACCGCCACCTGGGCGGCCGAGGGCGCCATACCGGCGGTCTCGGCCCGGAAGAACTGCGCGAAGGGCGGCGTGGACATCATCGCGGCCAACAAGGGCGACCAGCCCTTCACCTTCGAGCTGATGGGCGCCGAGCACACCATCCCCGCGGGCACCACCCGCACGGTGACCGTCCCGCTCCAGGAAGACCAGGCCTACGACTTCACGATCACCGGCCCCCACGGCTTCAGCCACCGCATCACCGGCGTCCTCGACTGCAAGACCCAGGGCGCGATCACGACCCTGACAGCCCGGCTCCACAACGAACCCAGCCCCGCCTCGGTGGGCGGCACCACGGCCCCCGACACCAACCTCGCCACCACAGGCGGCTCCGCGATCACCCCCCTGATCGCAGGCGTGGCCATCGGCTTCGTGGTGATCGGCGGGGCGGTGCTGGTGGTACTGCGCAAGCGGGAACAGCCCGGCGACTGACCCAGGCCCGCCGTCACGCCTCGTCGTTCTGGGCGCCGGTCCCGTCCTGAGAGGTGCGGGGCCCGCCCTGGGGCGTGTCGGGAAAGATCAGCCCTGCCGAACCGCTGATCATCCCGACAGCCCCCAGTCCGCCGAGCGCCAGCCGCCCGAGGACCTTGGCACCATGCCAGTCGTGCGGAGCCCCGAAAACCACCCACGCGCCCAACGCGAGGCCCGCGATCATGACCGCCAGTCCGCTGATACGACGTAAGCCGTGACTCATGGGCTCATGATCGCCCCTCACTGCTCAGCGCTCAACTGCCACAGAGCCGAACGAGCCACCCCTCGACAACAACAAACACCCAGGTCAGAGCCCCCCCATCAAACGGGTTAACACCCAGGCCTGGCGTTCAGGCAAGATGGGGTGTATCTGCCCACTGCCAGATTTCAAGCTGCCGGACGGTTTCTCTTGGCTGAGTTCATTTACACCATGCGCAAGGCGCGCAAAGCGCACGGCGACAAGGTGATCCTCGACGACGTCACCCTGAGCTTCCTGCCGGGAGCGAAGATCGGTGTCGTCGGCCCGAACGGTGCCGGTAAGTCGACCGTGCTGAAGATCATGGCTGGTCTTGAGCAGCCGTCGAACGGCGACGCGTTCCTGTCGCCGGGCTACAGCGTCGGCATCCTGTTGCAGGAGCCCCCGCTGAACGATGAGAAGACCGTCCTGGAGAACGTCCAGGAGGGTGTCGCCGAGATCAAGGGCAAGCTCGACCGGTTCAACGAGATCGCCGAGCTGATGGCGACCGACTACTCCGACGCGCTGCTCGACGAGATGGGCAAGCTGCAGGAGGAGCTGGACCACGCAGGCGCCTGGGACCTGGACGCCCAGCTGGAGCAGGCCATGGACGCGCTGGGCTGCCCGCCCGGCGACTGGCCCGTCACCAACCTCTCCGGTGGTGAGAAGCGCCGCGTCGCGCTCTGCAAGCTGCTGCTGGAGCAGCCCGACCTGCTGCTCCTCGACGAGCCCACCAACCACCTCGACGCCGAGTCCGTGAACTGGCTGGAGCAGCACCTCGCCAAGTACCCGGGCACCGTCGTGGCCGTCACCCACGACCGGTACTTCCTCGACAACGTCGCCGGCTGGATCTGCGAGGTCGACCGCGGCCGCCTGCACGGCTACGAGGGCAACTACTCGAAGTACCTGGAGACCAAGGCGACCCGTCTGAAGGTCGAGGGCCAGAAGGACGCCAAGCGGCAGAAGCGGCTCAAGGAAGAGCTGGAGTGGGTCCGCTCCAACGCCAAGGGGCGCCAGGCCAAGTCCAAGGCGCGTCTCGCCCGGTACGAGGAGATGGCCGCCGAGGCCGACAAGATGCGGAAGCTGGACTTCGAGGAGATCCAGATCCCGCCGGGGCCGCGGCTCGGCAACGTCGTCGTCGAGGTCGACAAGCTCAGCAAGGCCTTCGGTGAGAAGGTCCTCGTCGACGGGCTGAGCTTCACCCTCCCGCGCAACGGCATCGTCGGTGTCATCGGCCCGAACGGCGCCGGCAAGACCACGCTGTTCAAGATGATCCAGGGCCTGGAGACCCCGGACTCCGGCGACATCAAGGTCGGCGAGACCGTCAAGATCTCCTACGTCGACCAGAGCCGCGCGAACCTCGACCCCAAGAAGACGCTCTGGGAGGTCGTGTCCGACGGGCTCGACTACATCAACGTCGGGCAGGTCGAGATGCCGTCCCGCGCGTATGTGTCCGCCTTCGGGTTCAAGGGGCCGGACCAGCAGAAGCCGGCCGGTGTCCTCTCCGGCGGTGAGCGCAACCGGCTCAACCTGGCGCTGACCCTCAAGCAGGGCGGCAACCTGCTGCTCCTCGACGAGCCCACCAACGACCTCGACGTCGAGACCCTCAGCAGCCTGGAGAACGCGCTGCTGGAGTTCCCCGGCTGCGCCGTCGTCGTCTCCCACGACCGGTGGTTCCTCGACCGTGTCGCCACGCACATCCTCGCCTACGAGGGTGAGTCGAAGTGGTTCTGGTTCGAGGGCAACTTCGAGTCGTACGAGAAGAACAAGATCGAGCGGCTGGGCCCGGACGCCGCGCGTCCGCACCGCGCCACCTACAAGAAGCTGACCCGGGGCTGATCGGTCTTGCGCCACATCTACCGCTGCCCGCTGCGCTGGTCGGACATGGACGCGTACGGACATGTCAACAACGCGATCTTCCTCCGCTATCTGGAGGAGGCGCGCATCGACTTCCTGTCCCTGCGGGGCACGGAGTCCAAGCAGGGGTCCGTGGTGGCGCGCCATGAGATCGACTACAAGCGCCAGCTCGTCCACCGGCCCACCCCCGTGGACATCGAGCTGTGGGTCACGCAGATCAGGGCCGCGTCCTTCACCGTCTCCTACGAGGTGAAGGACGCGGACGCGATCTACGTCAAGGCCGCCACCGTGGTCGTCCCGTTCGACTTCGAGACACAGCACCCGCGCCGGATAACCGACGCGGAGCGGGAGTTCCTCGAGAAGTACCGGGACGACGCCGAGGAGGCCGTCGCCGCATGACGGTGCTGCACCTGGCCGACGAGACGGAGGCGGCCGACCTCGCCGCCTTCCTCTCCCGGCTGCTCCACTACGACCGTGGAGCCGCGGTGCGTCTGCAGGCGGCCGGCACGGCGCTCGCCGTCTTCGGGCGGCCGCCGTCGTTCGAGGTGCTGGCCGTCCGCGCGGTACGGCTGGCGAAGCCGTACGAGAAGGGGCTCGACGTCACCCTCGACGTGACCGTCTCCGCCGGTGAGCTCCTGGAGTCCGTGGACGAGCGGGCGGCCACCGCCGCCGTACCGGCCGCGGTCACCGGTCCGCCGTGGGCCGGTGTGCTGCCGCCGCGCGGCGGCTGGCGGGCCGAGCCGGGGCTGCCCGCGCCGGACGCGCTGCGGGCGACCGTCGCCGCGGCGGTCACCGAGTTCCGCTCGCGTACGCGGGAGCTGGCGCCGGACGGCCGTACCCGCGCCGAGCTGGACCGGATCGGACGGGACATCTGGTCCCGGGAGATCGGGCGGACCGGGCTCCCGGTGCGGGCCGTGCACGCCGCCCAGTCCCTGGGCTTCCTGCGGCCCGGAACCGATCCGGCCGACACCGGGCTGTTCTCCTCGGGGGCGTGGCTCCGGCTGCGCACCCCGTACGGGTCCGTCGCCGTACGGCGGGCCGGGCTCGGCTCCCTCGGCGTCAGCGTGCGCTGACCCTCACTGCGGAGGCCGTGTGCCGTCCGGCCATACCCCGATGTGGTCCGACTCCAGTTCCAGGGCCACCCGGTCGCGCATGTCCAGGGCACGCAGGTAGTCGACGGGCAACCGGAGGCGGCCCGCGCGGTCCAGCATGGCGTACTCGCGGGCGACGACCGTCTCATGGCCGGTCGTCGCGTCGATCTCGCTGTGCCGCAGCACCTCGGTGGAGGTGCGGCCGTCACGGATGGCGACCGTACGGCGGACCTCGCCGGCCACGGCCTGGTCGTGGGTGACGATGACGATCGCGGTGCCGAGGGTCTCGTTGGCCGTGCGGAACGCGTCGAAGAGCTGCGCGGCCGTCCGGGAGTCGAGTTCGCCGGTGGGTTCGTCGGCGAGCAGCACCGCCGGGTCGTTCGCGAGGGCCACGGCGATCGCGACGCGCTTCTGCTGACCGCCGGACATCTCCCGCGGGTGACGGTCGCGGCAGTCGTCCACCCGCAGCAACTCCAGGAATTCTACGGCGCGTTCGGCGCGGGCGCGGCGGCTGTGACGGGTGCGGCTGGTGCGGGTGCCGGAGAGCTGGAGGGGGAGGGCGACGTTCTGGGCGGCGGTGAGGTAGGGGAGGAGATTGCGGGAGGTCTGCTGCCAGACGAAGCCGACGGCCCGCGAGGTCGTTCAGCTGCCAGTACGGCGCCGTCACCGAGACCGGGCGGTACAGCCCGGTGACCCGCACCCGTACCGCGGGGCCGTCCAGCCGGTCGGTCAGGGTGAGCCGGTCGCCGGGCCGCAGCCGCAGCGCCCGGGCGGCGGTCTGCGGCAGCGCCACCTCGACCGTGCCGTCGGTCCGGCGCGGGAGGCGGCCGGTGGTCGGCCGTAACCGGGTGCGGTCCAGTGCCGCGAGGTAGGTCAGGTCCGGGTCGCCGGACCGGTCGGCGGGCGGCTGCAGCGAGCGGGGGAGCGCGTACGGGCGCGAGCGGCGCAGGGTCCTGAGCGTCACCGGCAGGCCGTCGAAGGTCTTCCGGGCGCCCTCGCGTACGGCGGCGTCGGCCGCGGCCCGACCATCCGGCGGCACGTCCGCCTTGACGATCAGCGCGGTGTCGCCGGCGCCCCGCGGATCGGCCGGCACATGGCGCAGCGCGGCGTCGCCGATCGCCGCCGAGTACGCGGTGAGGGTCGCCAGGACCGCGGTGGTGAGCACCACGGTGAGCAACGCGGCACCCAGCAGCGCCCGGTGCGCACGCGCGAGTGCGAAGACGAACCCCGTAACCCGGCCGCCTCCGTGTGC
Above is a genomic segment from Streptomyces fodineus containing:
- a CDS encoding GTPase, with protein sequence MTAVTDHDHTDHMGHVGQSGHVDHQSAQKDDHSDHAGDMDHGEHIGRRERSGYMEHGRGRGHGPGHEPGEREAGAGPEGLGGSESSDGFGGGGRAEDGAGPVASAVAGAVEDSAEGATDAVTGDVAGEASYEGGDGRHARVGEPRAEADLRPASVLDHESDVQDGDTERGQHARVRDENAPPEADGAWEGRTTEEACAPQEPGEGPGEGKEPACAATEADAPGQAHGTQETHETEEPGGRTGTGAAREPGAPRHAPAREKEAPAAQPPHPRSPYQQQQPQPRRRPSVGLENLKDPLTSGSPVPASASPAAVPLGATPTQDSDPASAEAPWGDGLIARRVTETGTAERASALETTPRAPGSGQTPAPLAYDGPLRSRLDALRELVGLSRTRLDTHTLAEAGRVLDEASARRKLSGQHTVVAIAGATGSGKSQLFNVLAGVAISETGVRRPTTASPIACSWSDGAAGLIDRLGIPGRLRRRPAHNPDSEAQLRGLVLVDLPDHDSAAVEHRKQVDRILKLVDAVIWVVDPEKYADAVLHERYLRPMAGHAEIMFVVLNQIDRLPAEAADQVLDDLRRLLDEDGVALGEYGEPGATVLALSALTGDGVDELREVLGQFVAERGAAARRVSADVDAAGADLQPVYATGRRAGLSEEAREEFAARLADAVGAVAAGEAAERAWLRNAGRACGTPWLRLWRWYRFRGESTTGRIPVRTTQPDEEATARQRVEQAVRTVSERASAGLPAPWAQAVREAAVRGSQGLSEALDELAARAGLPPGRPPRPGWWPAAVLVQAAMTLLQVVGGVWLGGQIVGVMAPNLGVPVLLMLCGIIGGPLVEWGCRMAARGPARRYGQDAERRLREAAAGCGRARVLDPVAAELLRYREVREQYGRVMGSGAVSGAGVK
- a CDS encoding acyl-CoA thioesterase, whose protein sequence is MRHIYRCPLRWSDMDAYGHVNNAIFLRYLEEARIDFLSLRGTESKQGSVVARHEIDYKRQLVHRPTPVDIELWVTQIRAASFTVSYEVKDADAIYVKAATVVVPFDFETQHPRRITDAEREFLEKYRDDAEEAVAA
- the ettA gene encoding energy-dependent translational throttle protein EttA, with the translated sequence MAEFIYTMRKARKAHGDKVILDDVTLSFLPGAKIGVVGPNGAGKSTVLKIMAGLEQPSNGDAFLSPGYSVGILLQEPPLNDEKTVLENVQEGVAEIKGKLDRFNEIAELMATDYSDALLDEMGKLQEELDHAGAWDLDAQLEQAMDALGCPPGDWPVTNLSGGEKRRVALCKLLLEQPDLLLLDEPTNHLDAESVNWLEQHLAKYPGTVVAVTHDRYFLDNVAGWICEVDRGRLHGYEGNYSKYLETKATRLKVEGQKDAKRQKRLKEELEWVRSNAKGRQAKSKARLARYEEMAAEADKMRKLDFEEIQIPPGPRLGNVVVEVDKLSKAFGEKVLVDGLSFTLPRNGIVGVIGPNGAGKTTLFKMIQGLETPDSGDIKVGETVKISYVDQSRANLDPKKTLWEVVSDGLDYINVGQVEMPSRAYVSAFGFKGPDQQKPAGVLSGGERNRLNLALTLKQGGNLLLLDEPTNDLDVETLSSLENALLEFPGCAVVVSHDRWFLDRVATHILAYEGESKWFWFEGNFESYEKNKIERLGPDAARPHRATYKKLTRG
- a CDS encoding dynamin family protein, coding for MVTLDVRPQLLDTLSALRDRVAATRFPLPLPGAARARANRDELLAQLDDYLVPRLREPEAPLLAVIGGSTGAGKSTLVNSLVGRRVSEAGVLRPTTLTPVLVCHPDDHQWFSTMRVLPELTRVWANRQDPLDDLLLPAREDSARVLRIETAETLPRGLALLDAPDIDSLVADNRVLAAELICAADVWIMVTTATRYADAVPWHLLRTAKEYDATLVTVLDRVPHQVVSEVSRQYGALLAKAGLGDVPRFTVPELPESAWGAGLLPTTAVAPLKAWLVHHAQDAAARQQVVARTAHGLLDSLKSRIPELAGAAAAQYAAGLRLTSAVDTAYDTEHARVRGRLQSGAVLAGDALKRWRAYPLDCTAGELLDALVESLAALLLCAVTAADERIDETWRHEPAAAAPGLTARDASLESAEHRIGLAVRRWRRELEEYAEDEVRDLERTVALDSEVVAALVATAVLGGRRARSAGEGLAERISAHGALRLRDRAGRLLIEHVDRVLHTERERRLAPLDALEVHPDPQAQLIAALSVLQKER
- a CDS encoding Cys-Gln thioester bond-forming surface protein — its product is MLAAFSGFRRSAGAARLAATTTVSGLVAAGVLSGAGTAVADGTDGTPQTEGGATATLNGLKTYGEAVIHEDGGDQRVAAGLFEMSVDGGGTLQTYCVDLRNPTQRDTPYQESSWSETSLGTNKDAGKIRWILQNSYPQVNDLAALARRAGAGTLTEQDAAAGTQVAIWRYSDHAKVDAVDPQAEKLANYLQKTARDLGEPQASLTLDPPAVSGRPGALLGPVTVHTNASAVTVSPPPDAATSGVRITDKTGKAISSAQNGTRLYFHVPDEPANGTAQLTVQASTTVPVGRAFASDSRSQTQILAGSSESTVSATATATWAAEGAIPAVSARKNCAKGGVDIIAANKGDQPFTFELMGAEHTIPAGTTRTVTVPLQEDQAYDFTITGPHGFSHRITGVLDCKTQGAITTLTARLHNEPSPASVGGTTAPDTNLATTGGSAITPLIAGVAIGFVVIGGAVLVVLRKREQPGD
- a CDS encoding single-stranded DNA-binding protein, translating into MNETIVCVVGNVATQPVYREGAAGPSARFRLAVTTRYWDREKSAWADGHTNFFTVWANRQLAVNVSACVEVGQPVVVQGRLKVRTEVRDGQQQWASADIDAVAIGHDLSRGTAVFQRAAKPETALTATRPEPNWETPRPADPQPDGVHQPAPEPAAVT